In a single window of the Hippocampus zosterae strain Florida chromosome 6, ASM2543408v3, whole genome shotgun sequence genome:
- the mapkapk5 gene encoding MAP kinase-activated protein kinase 5 isoform X1, giving the protein MTEDNSADNFIKEASILEEYSINWTQKLGAGISGPVRVCVKKSSQERLALKILIDRPKARNEVRLHMMCANHPNIVQILEVYANSVQFPHESSPRARLLIVMEMMEGGELFHRISQHRHFTEKMASEVTKQISQALEHCHSVNIAHRDLKPENLLFKDNSLDAPVKLCDFGFAKIDQGDLMTPQFTPYYVAPQVLEAQRRHQKEKSGIIPTSPTPYTYNKSCDLWSLGVIIYVMLCGYPPFYSKHHSRTIPKDMRKKIMMGSFDFPEDEWSQISEMAKDIVRKLLKVKPEERLTIEGVLSHPWLNCTEALDNVLPSAQMMMDKAVVAGIQQAHAEQLANMRIQDLNISLKPLNSVNNPILRKRKLLGPKPSDGFFIHDPENGGEDSNVALEKLRDVIAQCILPQAGENEDEKLNVVMFEAWRFNRDCKLLRDGLQGLSWNGRAFCDKVDRLKLAEIVKQAIEERTNLEESH; this is encoded by the exons ATGACGGAAGATAACAGCGCAGATAACTTCATCAAG GAAGCATCCATTCTAGAGGAATACAGCATAAATTGGACACAGAAGCTTGGCGCTGGCATCAGTGGACCTGTCAG AGTTTGTGTGAAGAAGTCATCACAGGAACGGTTGGCCCTGAAGATCCTGATTGATCGCCCCAAGGCCAGAAATGAG GTGCGACTCCATATGATGTGTGCCAACCACCCAAACATTGTGCAAATCTTGGAGGTGTACGCCAATAGTGTCCAGTTCCCACACGAGTCCAGCCCGAG agCCAGGCTTCTGATCGTCATGGAGATGATGGAAGGCGGCGAACTGTTCCACAGAATCAGTCAGCACAGGCACTTTACTGAAAAGATGGCTAGCGAGGTTACAAAGCAG ATCAGCCAAGCCTTGGAACACTGTCACTCCGTAAATATCGCACATCGAGACCTGAAGCCAGAGAACCTGCTCTTCAAGGATAACTCTCTG GATGCGCCCGTGAAGCTGTGTGACTTTGGCTTTGCCAAAATCGATCAGGGGGACTTGATGACACCCCAGTTCACTCCCTACTATGTAGCACCTCAG GTACTTGAGGCTCAAAGAAGACATCAGAAGGAAAAGTCTGGAATCATACCTACCTCACCCACTCCTTATACCTACAACAAG AGCTGTGACTTGTGGTCTCTGGGCGTCATCATCTACGTGATGCTGTGCGGCTATCCTCCATTTTACTCCAAGCATCACAGTCGCACCATTCCCAAGGACATGAGAAAGAAGATCATGATGGGCAGCTTTGACTTCCCCGAAGATGAGTGGAGTCAAATATCCGAGATGGCAAAGGACATCGTGCGCAA GCTGCTGAAGGTGAAGCCAGAGGAGAGGCTGACCATCGAGGGAGTCTTATCTCACCCATGGCTCAATTGCACCGAGGCGCTGGACAACGTGTTGCCTTCCGCCCAGATGATGATGGACAAG GCGGTGGTGGCAGGCATCCAGCAGGCCCATGCGGAGCAGTTGGCCAACATGAGGATTCAGGATCTGAACATCAGCCTGAAGCCGCTCAACTCTGTCAACAACCCAATCCTCAGGAAGAGGAAACTACTCGG CCCAAAGCCCAGTGACGGTTTCTTCATTCATGACCCAGAGAACGGAGGCGAGGACTCCAATGTAGCGCTGGAGAAACTACGCGACGTCATCGCACAGTGTATTCTTCCACAGGCTG gagAGAACGAAGACGAGAAGCTGAACGTGGTGATGTTTGAAGCATGGAGGTTCAACAGGGACTGTAAACTGCTGCGAGATGGCCTGCAGGGACTCAGCTGGAACG GTCGCGCATTCTGTGATAAGGTGGATCGATTGAAGTTGGCCGAAATTGTGAAACAGGCCATTGAAGAGAGGACAAATCTGGAAGAGTCTCACTAG
- the mapkapk5 gene encoding MAP kinase-activated protein kinase 5 isoform X2, protein MMCANHPNIVQILEVYANSVQFPHESSPRARLLIVMEMMEGGELFHRISQHRHFTEKMASEVTKQISQALEHCHSVNIAHRDLKPENLLFKDNSLDAPVKLCDFGFAKIDQGDLMTPQFTPYYVAPQVLEAQRRHQKEKSGIIPTSPTPYTYNKSCDLWSLGVIIYVMLCGYPPFYSKHHSRTIPKDMRKKIMMGSFDFPEDEWSQISEMAKDIVRKLLKVKPEERLTIEGVLSHPWLNCTEALDNVLPSAQMMMDKAVVAGIQQAHAEQLANMRIQDLNISLKPLNSVNNPILRKRKLLGPKPSDGFFIHDPENGGEDSNVALEKLRDVIAQCILPQAGENEDEKLNVVMFEAWRFNRDCKLLRDGLQGLSWNGRAFCDKVDRLKLAEIVKQAIEERTNLEESH, encoded by the exons ATGATGTGTGCCAACCACCCAAACATTGTGCAAATCTTGGAGGTGTACGCCAATAGTGTCCAGTTCCCACACGAGTCCAGCCCGAG agCCAGGCTTCTGATCGTCATGGAGATGATGGAAGGCGGCGAACTGTTCCACAGAATCAGTCAGCACAGGCACTTTACTGAAAAGATGGCTAGCGAGGTTACAAAGCAG ATCAGCCAAGCCTTGGAACACTGTCACTCCGTAAATATCGCACATCGAGACCTGAAGCCAGAGAACCTGCTCTTCAAGGATAACTCTCTG GATGCGCCCGTGAAGCTGTGTGACTTTGGCTTTGCCAAAATCGATCAGGGGGACTTGATGACACCCCAGTTCACTCCCTACTATGTAGCACCTCAG GTACTTGAGGCTCAAAGAAGACATCAGAAGGAAAAGTCTGGAATCATACCTACCTCACCCACTCCTTATACCTACAACAAG AGCTGTGACTTGTGGTCTCTGGGCGTCATCATCTACGTGATGCTGTGCGGCTATCCTCCATTTTACTCCAAGCATCACAGTCGCACCATTCCCAAGGACATGAGAAAGAAGATCATGATGGGCAGCTTTGACTTCCCCGAAGATGAGTGGAGTCAAATATCCGAGATGGCAAAGGACATCGTGCGCAA GCTGCTGAAGGTGAAGCCAGAGGAGAGGCTGACCATCGAGGGAGTCTTATCTCACCCATGGCTCAATTGCACCGAGGCGCTGGACAACGTGTTGCCTTCCGCCCAGATGATGATGGACAAG GCGGTGGTGGCAGGCATCCAGCAGGCCCATGCGGAGCAGTTGGCCAACATGAGGATTCAGGATCTGAACATCAGCCTGAAGCCGCTCAACTCTGTCAACAACCCAATCCTCAGGAAGAGGAAACTACTCGG CCCAAAGCCCAGTGACGGTTTCTTCATTCATGACCCAGAGAACGGAGGCGAGGACTCCAATGTAGCGCTGGAGAAACTACGCGACGTCATCGCACAGTGTATTCTTCCACAGGCTG gagAGAACGAAGACGAGAAGCTGAACGTGGTGATGTTTGAAGCATGGAGGTTCAACAGGGACTGTAAACTGCTGCGAGATGGCCTGCAGGGACTCAGCTGGAACG GTCGCGCATTCTGTGATAAGGTGGATCGATTGAAGTTGGCCGAAATTGTGAAACAGGCCATTGAAGAGAGGACAAATCTGGAAGAGTCTCACTAG